CGGCACGCGCTTCGACGCGATCTTCTCCGTGCCCGATCCGATAGCCGACGGGAGCGTCAGCCACACGATTTCGGCGACCTGCGAGGTCGTCCGCCATGTTTCCGCCGACGACGCCGATCTGATTCCCGGGGTGGGGGTCGCGTTCGTGAAGATCGATCGCGTCGAGGCCGGGCACGTGCAGCGATTCGTCGCCGCGGCGGCGCCGTGAAGGAGCCGGGATTGGGAAAGCGGGTGCTCGTCGTCGACGACGACGCGGACGTGCTCGAGCTGACGTCCACCGTCCTGCGTGACGGGGGATACGTGGTCACCACCGCAGGGAACGGCCGCGACGGTCTCCAGGCGGCGCGACGCGAGAATCCCGATCTCATCCTCCTCGACATCAACATGCCGGGAATCGACGGGTGGGAGGCCCTCAGGCTGCTGCGGCTCGACGAGATCACCCGGCGCTCACGGGTCGCCATGTTCTCGATCCGGTACGATCTGCGCGAGAAGCTGGAGGCTCTGAAGCGGTCGGCGGACGATTACATCGTGAAGCCGTTCGCCTACGACGAATTGCTGGAGCGCGTCGGCCGTCTCGTCTCCATCGAGCGGACGGGGGCCCACCACGAAGAGGTCATCACCGGCGGCTGATCGCGCCGGCAGGGGGTAGCGTGGGGCAGACGGTCCCGGAAGACCACATCCGGACGGAGTATCTCCGCCTGAAGGCGGCCGTCTACGATCCCAACACGCACCTCCAGAGCGTCGCGGCCGTGGTCGACGCGGTCCGCGGTTTCTTCGACTCGACGCGATGGGTAGGCGTCGTTCACATCGAAATCGACGCGTTCGCCCGGGTCGAATCCATCTACGGCTGGCAGGTCTACGATCGCCTCCTGCGCGCCGTCTCGGCGGTTCTGCACGAGTCCCGCGGGGAGATCTTCCCGCGCGAATCGGTGCTGGCCCAGAACGGCATCTACGGCGGTCAGTTCGTCGTCTTCGCCCCGGCGGCGGGCGAGTCCCGCGCGCCGCTCGACGCTCTGGAGCGGACGGCGCGCGCCCTCTCCGCGAGGCTGGCCGAGCGTTTCGGCGGGCCCGAGTTCCACTCGATGGCGCCGCCGCTGACGTTTCACGTGGGATACGCAGCCTTCGCCGACAGGCCGTTTCACCGCCTGGAGAGACTCATCTACCGCACGATCGAAGAGGCGCGAAGGCTCGCGTTCCAGGGCGAGCCGGACCGGAAGCTTCGCGAGCAGGCCGAGCTCAAGCGGATCATCGCCGACGGGGACATCGAGATCGTCTTTCAACCGGTGCTCGATCTGCGCAGCTCACGGACCGTCGGCTACGAGGCCTTCTGCCGCGGGCCGCGCGACACGGTCTTCGAGCGGCCGCAGACGATGTTCGACGGCGCACGCGACGCGGGGGCCTCGCGCGATCTGGATCTGCTCTGCCACCGGAAGGCCCTCCACGGCGCGAAGAGCCTCGGGCCGGGGGACATGCTCTTCCTGAACGCTCTGCCCGCGTCGCTCTCCGACCCCTCGTTCGTCGACAACCTGAACCCGGATGGTGCGTCGGGCTCAGGCGTCCGGAGCGAGAAGATCATCCTGGAGTTCGCTGACCGGAACGCCATCGCGGACTACGAGCTGTTCGGCGTCGAAATCCAGGAGCTGCGCGCCCTCGGCTACCGCGTCGCGGTCGACAACGTGGGGACGGGCTCCAGCAGCCTTCAGACGATCACGGAGGTCC
This region of Acidobacteriota bacterium genomic DNA includes:
- a CDS encoding PilZ domain-containing protein, with translation MTSLKKLLPLPRRAGPRVPLAVPVVCHLGRRRVTLQLKDIASGGVFIRTPEALTRGTRFDAIFSVPDPIADGSVSHTISATCEVVRHVSADDADLIPGVGVAFVKIDRVEAGHVQRFVAAAAP
- a CDS encoding GGDEF domain-containing protein, giving the protein MGQTVPEDHIRTEYLRLKAAVYDPNTHLQSVAAVVDAVRGFFDSTRWVGVVHIEIDAFARVESIYGWQVYDRLLRAVSAVLHESRGEIFPRESVLAQNGIYGGQFVVFAPAAGESRAPLDALERTARALSARLAERFGGPEFHSMAPPLTFHVGYAAFADRPFHRLERLIYRTIEEARRLAFQGEPDRKLREQAELKRIIADGDIEIVFQPVLDLRSSRTVGYEAFCRGPRDTVFERPQTMFDGARDAGASRDLDLLCHRKALHGAKSLGPGDMLFLNALPASLSDPSFVDNLNPDGASGSGVRSEKIILEFADRNAIADYELFGVEIQELRALGYRVAVDNVGTGSSSLQTITEVRPDFIKVDCSLIRNIQTNLVKQELLRSLCQVARSIEASVIAQGIELKEELDAVRNCGTDFGQGFLFAFPARDLPTAKPEI
- a CDS encoding response regulator; its protein translation is MGKRVLVVDDDADVLELTSTVLRDGGYVVTTAGNGRDGLQAARRENPDLILLDINMPGIDGWEALRLLRLDEITRRSRVAMFSIRYDLREKLEALKRSADDYIVKPFAYDELLERVGRLVSIERTGAHHEEVITGG